The Sphaeramia orbicularis chromosome 16, fSphaOr1.1, whole genome shotgun sequence genome window below encodes:
- the fkbp14 gene encoding LOW QUALITY PROTEIN: peptidyl-prolyl cis-trans isomerase FKBP14 (The sequence of the model RefSeq protein was modified relative to this genomic sequence to represent the inferred CDS: inserted 2 bases in 2 codons), with translation MILFYICSIVPTLFXFVIGRKLPEPEVEIEVIHKPLMCYRKSKYGDMLLVHHXGFLESNGTMFYSSRIHGDKNPVWFTLGIREVIQGWDKGMKDMCTGERRKLTIPPSLAYGKEGKGKIPPSSTLIFDVELIEIRDGPRSHDSFQKMDLNNDWKLCRQEVKEYLRKEFEKHGYSPNDTDHEVMVDDIFKNEDEDKDGFISAREFTYQHDEL, from the exons ATGattcttttttatatttgttcgATTGTCCCTACATTGT GGTTTGTCATTGGGAGAAAACTGCCCGAGCCAGAAGTGGAAATTGAAGTTATACATAAACCTTTAATGTGTTACCGTAAGTCAAAATATGGAGACATGCTTCTTGTCCATC GAGGATTCTTGGAGAGTAATGGCACCATGTTTTACTCCAG CCGGATACATGGGGATAAAAATCCTGTATGGTTCACTCTTGGAATCCGAGAAGTGATTCAGGGTTGGGATAAAGGTATGAAGGACATGTGcacaggagagaggaggaagctGACCATCCCTCCATCTCTGGCGTATGGAAAAGAAGGAAAAG GTAAGATCCCACCAAGCAGCACCCTTATTTTTGACGTTGAGCTGATAGAGATCCGTGATGGGCCCAGGTCACATGACTCTTTTCAGAAGATGGATCTCAACAATGACTGGAAGCTCTGCAGGCAGGAG GTGAAAGAGTACCTAAGGAAGGAATTTGAGAAACATGGATACTCACCTAATGACACAGACCATGAAGTGATGGTAGACGACATCTTTAAAAATGAGGATGAAGATAAAGATGGGTTCATATCTGCCAGGGAATTCACCTACCAACACGATGAGCTTTAA
- the plekha8 gene encoding LOW QUALITY PROTEIN: pleckstrin homology domain-containing family A member 8 (The sequence of the model RefSeq protein was modified relative to this genomic sequence to represent the inferred CDS: inserted 4 bases in 4 codons; deleted 1 base in 1 codon; substituted 1 base at 1 genomic stop codon) encodes MEGMLYKWTNYISGWQPRWFVLDGGTLSYYDSQEDAWKGCKGSIKISVCEIQVHSSDSTRVDLTVPGEQYFYLRAIXAAERQKWLVALGTAKACLTDNRTREKKVIXYLWVTRNTEALKTKMSELRLYCDLLLQQVNKIKENVRLGDTVETGIDTGNMVKSTCTTFLKTLEECMQIANRTFTTDMXTQSPPGSPPVAAIKPHKIKPVNHLNQNFGEKWRDLPETPGESVVHDNQSLDSGPEGPDEPDTAENYPAPSDKDAANGNSSVHKDEVDPTLHTTQNTSDSEHYEEPAGAEEDNEADDHEEEKQQQKHNEDQSHEQDNNNKEVNPVQPQHQQEVVPDQDEAQNEGVTKAELEDTEHVDTFFSTMSHRFSDIRLDDDNGIPTQEFLDSCYAIVPVLDKLGSTVFAPVKMDFVGNIKKIHQKLTSDPNNFPTLQSIVLHEVQTDVAQVRNSATEALLXLRRGLKFLKEFLSEINGGXTDIQGALNNAYGKTLRQYHGWVVRGVFALALRAAPSYQSFTAALVSTEGDELKSGFISGMHRDLGMYLPAMEKQLTILDDLYEEYNLESDEVV; translated from the exons ATGGAAGGAATGCTATATAAGTGGACCAATTACATAAGTG GATGGCAGCCTCGCTGGTTTGTGCTTGATGGAGGAACTTTGTCCTACTATGACTCTCAAGAAGACGCCTGGAAAGGTTGCAAGGGCAGCATTAAAATTTCTGTTTGTGAAATCCAAG ttcattcCTCTGACTCTACACGAGTTGACTTGACC GTACCTGGAGAACAGTACTTTTACCTCAGAGCCA ATGCAGCAGAGAGGCAGAAATGGCTGGTGGCACTGGGAACAGCCAAGGCTTGCCTTACAGACAACCGAACAAGAGAGAAAAAGGTAATTTAATACCTCTGGGTTACAA GAAACACAGAGGCCCTGAAAACTAAGATGTCAGAACTTAGATTATACTGTGACCTTCTCCTCCAACAAGTAAACAAGATCAAGGAGAACGTGAGGCTAGGAGACACAGTGGAG ACTGGCATAGACACCGGAAATATGGTGAAGTCTACATGCACCACTTTTCTGAAGACTTTAGAGGAATGCATGCAGATAGCGAATCGTACTTTTACTACAGATA GCACACAGAGTCCACCGGGCTCTCCTCCAGTAGCAGCCATCAAACCACACAAG ATTAAACCTGTCAACCATTTAAATCAGAACTTTGGAGAAAA ATGGAGAGATTTACCTGAAACCCCAGGAGAATCAGTTGTACATGACAACCAGAGCCTCGACTCCGGACCAGAGGGACCAGATGAACCAGATACAGCAGAAAACTATCCCGCCCCTTCAG ATAAAGATGCAGCCAATGGCAACAGCTCAGTTCACAAGGATGAAGTGGATCCTACTCTACACACTACGCAAAATACCTCCGACTCTGAACACTATGAAGAACCAGCAGGAGCAGAGGAGGACAATGAAGCTGATGATCACGAGGAGGAAAAGCAACAGCAGAAGCACAACGAGGACCAAAGCCATGAGCAAGACAACAACAATAAGGAAGTAAACCCTGTCCAGCCTCAGCACCAACAGGAAGTTGTTCCAGACCAAGACGAGGCTCAGAATGAAGGAGTCACTAAAGCAGAGTTAGAAGACACAGAGCATGTGGACACATTCTTCAGCACAATGAGTCACAG ATTTAGTGATATAAGACTGGACGACGACAATGGTATCCCTACACAAGAGTTTTTGGACTCATGCTATGCAATAGTGCCTGTATTAG ACAAACTGGGGTCCACAGTATTTGCACCAGTTAAAATGGACTTTGTCGGAAATATCAAG AAAATTCACCAGAAGCTAACGTCAGACCCCAACAACTTCCCAACGCTTCAGTCCATTGTGCTTCATGAAGTCCAGACAGATGTTGCACAGGTTCGCAACTCAGCCACAGAGGCTCTGC TGCTCAGACGAGGCCTCAAGTTTCTCAAGGAGTTTTTATCAGAGATCAACGGAG GAACAGACATCCAGGGAGCACTAA ATAATGCCTATGGGAAGACACTCCGGCAGTACCATGGATGGGTGGTGCGAGGAGTATTTGCT TTGGCCCTGAGAGCTGCTCCATCATATCAAAGTTTCACTGCTGCCTTAGTGTCCACAGAAGGCGATGAGTTGAAGAGCGGCTTCATCAGCGGTATGCACAGAGACCTGGGCATGTACTTACCTGCCATGGAGAAGCAGTTGACCATCCTCGATGATCTGTATGAAGAATACAACCTGGAGTCTGACGAGGTGGTGTGA
- the colq gene encoding acetylcholinesterase collagenic tail peptide: protein MTLLTLGLYLPLWCCYGLAQSSFLDSFISFPAALRSQEQQKRFSPCCLLSPPPPPLFPPPPSLWRRHAHNEDVSITNGGQSETGTEEKGSACAQGPPGPAGPPGPQGPPGLPGIGGPKGEKGEIGRPGQKGRTGPPGLPGKQGLAGWPGPSGPKGEKGDPGLMGLPGARGPIGPRGLPGYKGEKGSRGDRGENGVKGDKGAMGFPGMLGQKGEMGPKGEPGLSGNRGPTGRPGKRGKQGIKGDPGSLGPMGPAGPQGTPGHPGPPGTPATGLYMVGTKGARGPPGPPGKCSCSSLSNSPFDDYSSRGNYPKVPAIFVVSNEEELEHLHTDNALAFRKDQRSLYFKDIDGWLPIQTFPFQLTPFQSMENAPDDEGYCGDGIVQISNGEECDDRNRVVTDGCVKCKHAYCGDGYRYEGAEECDGKDFGYQTCNSYLPGSYGHLKCTPYCVIDSTNCKYFT, encoded by the exons ATGACTCTTTTAACACTTGGACTGTATCTGCCACTGTGGTGCTGTTATGGCCTGGCTCAGTCCTCATTTCTGGACAGCTTTATTTCATTCCCAGCAG CTCTCAGATCCCAGGAGCAGCAGAAGAGATTCAGCCCATGCTGTTTGCTGAGTCCACCTCCACCCCCGCTGTTTCCTCCACCCCCTTCACTTTGGCGCCGCCACGCTCAT AATGAAGATGTTTCTATTACTAATGGTGGTCAATCAGAGACAGGCACTGAGGAGAAGGGGTCTGCCTGTGCCCAAGGCCCTCCTGGGCCTGCTGGTCCACCTGGACCTCAG GGTCCACCTGGATTGCCTGGTATAGGAGGGCCTAAAGGGGAAAAG GGAGAAATTGGAAGACCTGGACAAAAG GGACGGACAGGTCCGCCTGGACTTCCTGGAAAGCAGGGACTAGCAGGATGGCCAGGACCAAGCGGGCCCAAA GGTGAGAAAGGTGATCCAGGGCTGATGGGTTTGCCTGGAGCCAGAGGACCAATTGGGCCAAGA GGTTTACCAGGGTATAAAGGGGAAAAG GGTTCTCGAGGAGACCGTGGTGAGAATGGAGTTAAAGGTGACAAG GGCGCAATGGGTTTCCCAGGAATGCTGGGACAAAAA GGTGAAATGGGTCCGAAGGGTGAACCAGGACTGTCTGGAAACAGAGGACCCACTGGTCGGCCAGGAAAGAGAGGCAAGCAG gGTATAAAAGGAGACCCAGGCAGTCTAGGTCCCATGGGACCTGCAGGTCCACAGGGTACTCCAGGCCATCCTGGTCCTCCTGGCACACCTGCTACAG gaCTTTACATGGTTGGAACAAAGGGTGCACGTGGCCCTCCAGGACCTCCTGGAAAGTGTAGCTGCAGCTCTCTCAGTAATTCTCCATTTGATGATTACTCATCCAGAGGAAACTATCCAAAAGTACCAGCG ATATTTGTGGTAagtaatgaggaagaactggagCATCTTCACACAGATAATGCTCTTGCATTCCGCAAAGATCAGCGGTCTCTCTACTTCAAAGACATTGACGGCTGGCTACCAATCCAG ACTTTCCCATTCCAGCTGACACCGTTCCAATCAATGGAAAATGCGCCTGATGATGAGGGTTACTGCGGTGATGGGATTGTGCAGATTTCCAATGGGGAGGAGTGTGATGACAGAAACAGAGTTGTCACTGACGGTTGTGTCA AGTGTAAACACGCCTACTGTGGGGATGGATATCGCTACGAGGGGGCTGAGGAGTGCGATGGAAAAGACTTTGGATACCAGACATGTAATTCATATCTTCCAGG gTCATATGGTCACCTGAAGTGCACACCATACTGTGTTATTGACTCAACAAACTGCAAGTACTTCACTTGA